A portion of the Tiliqua scincoides isolate rTilSci1 chromosome 3, rTilSci1.hap2, whole genome shotgun sequence genome contains these proteins:
- the KCNE3 gene encoding potassium voltage-gated channel subfamily E member 3 encodes MMVGNLTESWLRKLDSMLRALNQTLHHVEPCPLHASHEDGKESYAYLYILFVMILFAVTVGSLILGYTRSGKEVDKQSDPYHVYIKNRASMI; translated from the coding sequence ATGATGGTGGGGAACCTGACGGAGAGCTGGCTCCGCAAGCTGGACTCTATGCTGAGGGCCTTGAACCAGACACTGCACCACGTGGAACCCTGCCCCCTGCATGCTAGCCATGAGGATGGGAAGGAGAGCTATGCCTACTTGTACATCCTTTTCGTGATGATCCTGTTTGCTGTGACCGTTGGGAGCTTGATCCTTGGCTACACCAGGTCTGGTAAGGAGGTGGACAAACAGAGCGACCCTTACCATGTTTACATCAAGAATCGGGCGTCCATGATATGA